TTCGGCAATCTTACGGCCTATTCCTTTAGATGCGCCGGTAATAAGCGCTACTTTTCCTTCTAATAATTTCATTGTCAATGGTAATTCAGTCGGCGAAGTTATGTTTTTTGCGCGAAAGTCGGAACAGGTATGTAATGGCTATACATAACTGAGCCACCAATCGCGCCGACGCTGTTTAACCTTCATAAACCAATAGCAAGGAAAATAAAGCAGGATGACAACCGAGAGCCAGATGAGGTAAATCACCGGCAAACTAAAGCCATGTTGTGGCCCCAACCCCACTGCTGTGAGGCTGTTTAGCGAAGTGTGCTTGCCCATGGCCGTAAACAGGGCTGCCAGATGCAGTAAATAAATATGCAGCACGTAATAAAACATGGGTACCCGCCCATAGGTAGTAAATGTTTTAGTGATGCCGTTGTTGGTAAACTCCAACAACCCCAGCGCGGCGATAGATATGCCCAGCGTAATGAGTAGGTAGGCCAGTGATGGCGGATATTTCTGCACGTTCATCATATCAAACGCATCTTTTTCCAGGTTATGCTGGTGTGCCCACGGACGCGGATCGCCGTAGATGTTAAACAGGCGCAGCAGCAGGAAAAGCAAAATGCAACACAAGCCAATTTGTATAAACAAACGCTGGCGGCCGGCTGGGTCAAACTGAAACAATGTGCCGAAGGCATAGCCTGCAGCCATTACCCCGCACCAGGGCACCACCGGGTATAGTAGCATAATGGCATGGGTTTTACTAATAACATACAGGTTTTGCTCATGCAAAAACATCCAGAAAAATTTGTATTGCCCCCAAGAGGCCGATTTGATGCCGTCAAAAAGGTTATGCCCGAAAATAAGCGCCAGGCCGATGATGCCGATATGCAGGGGCTTTAGGTAAACCAGCGCCGCCAGGAAGATCATACTGAACCCGATAGCCCAGATAACCTGTGCAAATACGAGGTGGAAACCGGGATCAAACATCCATCCAAAATTAACTACCGTTAGTTCAAGGAAAATTAGCCATAAGCCGCGGCTCAGCAAAAAACTGGAGGTTTGCCGACTGGTTTTTCTTTGAGACGACAGATAAGCACTGGCGCCCGACAAAAAAATGAACGTTGGCGCACAAAGATGGGTAACCCAGCGGGTGAGGTAATAGGCAGCCGTAGTTTTATCAAGATCAAGCGGATCAAAAGCAGCGTTAGAGAAAAAATCGCGGGTGTGATCAAGCGCCATCAGCACCATAATGATACCCCGCAGGATATCTATGGAATGTATGCGCGGTTTTGGGAGTGGCAAAACAGGTTCCATATAAAAGGTTGAATGAGTGTTACTAATATGGCGATAATTATTTTAAGATGAGTGTATAACTGGATGTAAGGGAAGAATAAACCCCATGTCATTTCGACCGAGCTTGCAGAGGGGCGTGTGTTAGCGTGAGGAGAAATCTTAGACGATTACTATGCTAACGTGCTGGTTTGTCGTTCGTCTAAGATTTCTCGTCGCCCCTAAAGTTCATTCCCTCCCTTCGCTCGCTCGAAATGACAAGCGGGTTGTTTGGCCGCCCGCTCCCCTTCTTTTGCACTACCATACTAATTTCTATCTTGCAAGCATGAAAAATCGCTGGTTAATAGCGGCTATTTTGTTTTTTACTATGCTTACTACAACAACGCAGGCAGCAGACAGGCTGCAAATACATTATACGCTCAGTTTCCCTGAGGCGCAGGCGCATTATACCGATGTAGAAATGGATATTGCGGGCATTACCGGCCCTGCTATCGACCTGAAAATGGCCGTTTGGACGCCGGGCTCCTACCTGGTGCGCGAGTTTGCCCGCAACATTGAATCGGTTAGTGCCGAAGTGAACGGCCAGCCGTTGCGCATTGCCAAGATCAATAAAAACACCTGGCATGTAGAGCTGAACGGCGCTACTACGGTGAAAGTGCGGTACCGTATCTACTGTTTTGAGATCTCGGTACGTACGCCGTTTGTAGATACCCGCCACGGGTTCATCTCATCGGCCGCTGTTTTTATATATCCGGCCGGAGGATTGGATCAGCCTGCAACCATCAGCATAAAACCGTATGCGGGGTGGACAACGGTTTCTACCAGTTTAGATATGGTGGGCGATGATCAGTTTACACTCGCCTCGCCAAATTACGATATCCTGTTTGACTCGCCCATTGAAGTGGGGACGCAGGATGTTACGCATTTTAACGTAGATGGTGTAAAATATGAACTGGCCATGTGTCTGGGCGGTAATTATGATAAACCGCGACTGGTAAAGGACCTGACCAAAATGGTGCAGGAAGAAACAGCCATTTTTGGCGAAAACCCTAACCACCGCTATGTGTTCATCGTTCATAACTATAATAAAAGCGGCGGCGGTCTGGAGCATTTGAGCAGTACCGTTTTAGGTGCAACGCGTAATGGTTATACCGATGAAGCCACTTATGAGCGTTTCCTGAGCCTATGCGCACACGAGCACTTTCACTTGTGGAACGTGAAACGACTGCGCCCCTTTGTGCTGGGCCCGTTTAATTACGAGCAGGAAAACTATACTACCGATTTGTGGATTGCCGAGGGTTTTACCAATTACTACGATAACCTGGTAGTGCACCGTATGGCGCTTTATACGCAGCAGAATTACCTGGGACAGATTGGCGGCGATATCAACAATATAGAAAACGCGCCCGGTAACCTGGTACAGCCAGTTGCTGATGCCAGCTTTGATGCCTGGATAAAATACTATCGCCCGAATGAGAACTCGCCTAATGCAACGGTGTCCTACTACGCCAAAGGGTCTGTAGCTGCTATGATGCTGGATCTTGAAATTATTCACGATAGCCAGGGCCAGTACTCGCTGGATGATGTGATGAGCTATACCTACAATGAGTTTTACAAAAAGCAGCAACGCGGTTATACCGATGCGGAGTTTAAACAGGCGCTGGAAAAATTTGCGGGCAAAAACCTGGATGAGTTTTACAGCAGATACATTTATGGCACAGCTGCCATAGATTATGACCGATACCTGGGCTACGCCGGCTTTAAGCTGGTTGATGAACTGGCCGAAAGTAATACCCCTGCGCTGGGCATCAGCATCACAGCGGTGAATGCCCGTCCGGTAATTTCATCTGTGCAACGTGGCAGTGCCGCATGGGTTGACGGTTTGAATGTGAATGATGAAATAGTGGCCATAGATGGCGAAACATTTACAGAACTGAGCGCTATGCTGGCTTACAAAACGGTGGGGCAGCAGGTGAAAGTAACCGTTATTCGAGACGGGCAGCACATTGTATTGCCGGTAACATTAAAACGCAATGCCACCAGGCGTTACCGTATTTTGAGTATAGAAACCCCTACCGCGCAGCAGATGGCCGTGCGTAATGTTTGGCTAAAACAAAGCAATTAAGCCCCCATGTCGTTCCAGTTGATATTAGATAACGTTAGCAAGCACATTCAGTTGACGGATGAGGAAAAGGAGCACTTTACTTCATTGCTAAAACCGTTTAAGCTGAAGCGTAAACAGTTTTTAATGCATGATGGCGATGTGTGCAAGCAATCGGCCTTTGTAACTTCGGGCTGTTTGCGCAGCTATAATGTGGACAAGAACGGCCTGGAGCATGTCATCGCCTTCGCCCCGGCTGATTGGTGGATGGCTGATATGTACAGCCTCATTAGCGGCAGGCCGGGTACGCTTAATATTGAGGCCATGGAAGAAACCGAAATGCTGATGCTGAGCAAGGCAGATCAATTACAACTTTACCAGGATCTGCCCAAGTTTGAGCGCTTCTTCCGCATTCTGGCCGAGAACTCGTTGGTGGCCCATCAACAACGTCTGATAGACCGTTTGAGCCTGACGGGACAGGAGCGTTACGATAAATTTTGCCAGCGCTACCCAACGTTGATCCACCACATCCCGCAAAAGCAGGTGGCGGCTTATATAGGCGTTAGTCCCGAGTTTTTGAGCAGGATGAGGGCGAAGCGGTAGTTGTTCGGTCCATAGAGCATAGTAATTAGTTAGCAAGCAAAGAGCGAGGGCTGTCATCCTGAGCCTGTCGAAGGGCGTGTGGTGGGTAATCGCACGATAAAAGGCCACCGCGCGTGTTTCGACAAGCTCAACATGACACCCTTTTCCTGAATTCCCAACACCAGTGGCGTCTTCGCGAGTGACGACTATCTGGCGGCCTCTGGCCGCTGTCAGAGGCCCTTTTTCCGCGACGTCCTTGCCGAAAATTTTTTCTTTTCACCTTCAGGACGCTCTTTGGTTTTTACCCCTTCGGCACCATATTGGCGGGCCATTTTTGCTACGCGCTCCTCCATTGTTTCGGTGGTCAGCTTTTCGCGACCGAGGCTATCGACCATAATGGGGAACGCAAATGGCGTTGGGCGTTCAATTTCTTTTAGGATGATGCTTTGCTGGCTGATGCGTTGTAGGGCCGCCCGCAGACGAAATTCTTCTAGTTGAAAAGCCAGGGCCTCGTTATAGGCCTGGCGTACCAGCAGATTATCGGGCTCATATTCGCTAAAGACCTCGAAGAGCAAGGAGGTTGATGCCTGCAGGTGCTTGTTGCGAATGGTTTGACCGGGATAACCGGTAAATACCAGTCCGCCGATGTGGGCGATGTCTCTGAATTTGCGACGCGCCATCTCGTTAGCGTTGAGGCTGTGCTGAATATCATCTATCAAGTTATGGATACTAAACAGGTCGTCTGTTTCTAACGCTTCGCGGATAGGGATTTCTTCGTCGGTCAGCAATTCAAAACCATAATCATTCATGGCGATGGAGTAGCTGGCGCTTTTGAGTTTAGAGATACGATAGGCCAGCAGCGATGCCATCCCCTCGTGCACCAACCGGCCCTCAAAAGGATAGAATAGCAGGTGATGCCCATCCTCAGAATGAAAAGACTCGATCAAAAACTCGTTGCTTTGTGGTAGGTGCGATAACTGCTCCTGCAACTTAAACAGCGGACGTAGCGCTATTACTTCCTCATCCTCCTCTACCCCGTGCGATACCTCATCCAACTTATCTCTAAATACTGCCGAGAGTTGCGACGATAACGGCATCCTGCCCCCTGCCCAGCTGGGAATGATGCCCTTAGTTTTGTTGGATTTGCGCACATAGGCCGTCATTTCCTTCACTTTTACAAACTCCAGGCTGCGGCCGGCAAACCAAAACACATTACCGGGTTTCAGTTTGGAGATAAAGCTTTCCTCTATAGTTCCCAACCCGCCGCCGCTCAGCCAGGCCACGCGCAAGCTCAGCTCGCTGGTAATGGTGCCGATGCTCAACCGATGCCGCATAGCCACCCGGCGGCTGTTTACTTTGTACAGCCCGTTCTCCACCTCAACTTTTAAAAACTCGTCATACTGAGCCAGCGTTTTGCCGCCATTGGTAATAAAATCCAGCAGCTGGTTAAATTCATCACGCCGCAAATCGGCAAAGGCAAAAGTGCTTTTTACCTCGTTATATAATTCATCGGCCCGAAATCCGTCTGATACGGCCAGTGTTACCATATACTGGATCAGCACATCCATGGCGAGCAGAATTGGGTCTCGGCTTTCAAAAATGCCTTGCCTGATGGCCTGTTTCAACGCGGCACCCTCCAGTAGTTCCAGCGAGTGGGTGGGCACATAATAGGCCAATGATGTTGCCCCGGGGTGGTGACCGCTTCGCCCGGCGCGCTGCATAAAACGGGCCACCCCTTTGGGGCTGCCCACTTGCACAATGGTATCCACCGGTCGAAAATCCACCCCAAGGTCAAGGCTCGATGTGCATACCACCACTTTCAACGCCTCGGCATGGAGGGCTTGTTCTACCCAATTGCGCAGCTCATTATCCAACGAGCCATGATGCATGGCCATCACGCCCGCATACTCAGGGTAATTATCCAGAATAGCATGATACCAGATCTCCGATTGCGAGCGGGTATTGCAAAAGATCAGCGTGGTTTTGCTTTTGGCCACAATCTCCATCACCCGGGGCAGCAGCTTGATGCCAATATGTCCTGACCATGAGTAGCTTTCCACATCATCCGGTATCACCGATTTGATGACCAGCTTTTTATCAATATGCGCACGGATAAGTTTGATGCGTTGCGCCGGGAAGTTGTTGCCCAGCAGTACTTCTGCCGCTTGCTCCAGGTTGCCGATGGTTGCGCTGATGCCCCAGATGCTTACCCCGCCGTTAACCCCGTTCGTTCCCTCTCCTTCGGAGAGGGCTAGGGAGAGGTGTCTCAGCCTCGATAACCCTAACTCAACCTGCACACCACGCTTAGTGCCCAGCAGCTCGTGCCATTCATCTATCACCACCACCTCCAGGTTTTGAAACAATTTGGGATATTCTTTCTGAGCCAGCATCAGGTGCAGACTTTCTGGGGTGGTGAGCAGCACTTCAGGCAGCTTTTTTTTGATGGATGCTTTTTCGGCAGCAGAGGTATCGCCGGTTCGGGTGGCTACCGTCCACGGCAGGCCCAGTTCGGCGCAGGCTTCCTGCATGGCTTTGCGGATATCGTTGGTCAACGCCCGCAGCGGGGTGATCCACAGCATGAGCAGTCCGTTGTTGCTGCGCGTCAGGTAATCATTGGGGTGGCGGTTAATGTAGCCAGCCAAAAAAGGCATAAATAGCGCAAATGTTTTGCCGCTGCCCGTAGGTGCATTAAGCAAACCGGAGTTACCGCCCAAATAGGCTTCCTCCATTTCTTGCTGAAACGGAAACTGGTGCCAGCCCCTGCGCTGATACCATTCTTGTATTACCTGTTGTCCGGGAGTCATTATCATCCAAACTAACAAAATAAGCTGGTTTTGGTTATATACCAATCAAACCCGAAAATTATGATCAAGAATACATTAATTCTAATGCTGATCGGGCTATCAGCATTTGGACAAACGCCTAAAAAACGGCAGGGCGTTATATCAGACACAACTACTTACATCATCAGTAAAGAAACTAACTCCTACAAACATATAGAGCCGGGTAAGGCCATTGGCCATATTGTTTTGTTTAGCGATGCCGGCAAATCAACCGCTGAATGGGGCGAACCTGACCGTAAGATAACAAGCGGCGATATATCGGTATCAACCTGGTATGATGAGCACGATAGTACCGGGCACTCGTTGACTATCTACGCCGGTCAGTTAACTTCAAAGCGGCATACGGTGGATAATGTGGTGAAGCAAATTCGCATCACCTCACCCAAATATAAAACCATTAATGATGTGCGCACGGGTATGACTTTGGCTGAAATAAAAACCATCTATAAACTTGTGCCGCACCAATGGGCTGGGAGAAAAGTATATGATGATGTACGTGCCGGTATTGCTTTTGAATTTGACGGGCAGAACAAATGCACAGCTATCATAGTGCACGCGCCGAATGCGTTGTTTTAGGGCACCTTTGTTAACGTTTGGTTATAATTTGAATCAATTGTAACCAAGACGATACAAAACAATATTAAACTTTTGCTGTCTATTTGCTGTCCTAATACCAAACAATAAAAAAACGTACAACTATGAAAAAGATCATCTTTGGAGTTGCTTTAGTATTAAGCACCTTCACGTTCAAATTAGCCGATGCCCAGTTAAAGATCAATCTTAACTTAAACATAGGCAGCCAGCCAGAATGGGGCCCAACCGGCTATGATCATGCCGAGTATTACTATTTCCCTGATATTGATGCTTATTATTATGTGCCATCTCATCAGTATGTTTACTTTCAAAACAATGCCTGGGTGCGCACCACTGCACTGCCTGCCCGTTACGGCAACTTTGATGTGTACAACAGCTACAAAGTAGTGCTTAACCAGCCAGAGCCATGGAGAAACGCTGCCGCTAACCGCGCTAAATACGCCAGCTTTAAAGGTCGCCGTGGCCAGGCGGTAATTCGCGATAGCCGCGACAAGAAATACACCAACCACTGGCATGATAATGGCAACCATAACGGTTGGAACAAACAAGGTCGTGACGATCACGGTCGCCCGAACGGTCATGGTGACCATGACGATCATGATAATGGCCGCGGTCATCACTAAGAAACACAGATTTTTAGGTCGAAATATAGAAGCCCCGCCCATCCCGGCGGGGTTTTTTGTTAAAAAAATTTAAACCTTCGTGCCTAAAAATTGTCTTACTTCCACAATACCTATTTAACAAGACTATGAAAAGGTTATTCTTATTTTCTGCATTGCTTGGCGGCCTGATGTTTGCCAAGCCCGCTGCTGCCCAGGTACACATTGGTGTACACCTGAACATTGGCAGCCAACCCGAATGGGGCCCCGTTGGTTATGATTATGTAAACTATTATTATCTGCCAGACGTAGACGCCTATTATGATGTGCCTGCACATTGCTACGTATATGATGAAGGCGGTGTATGGGTGCATCGCGCCTATTTGCCTGGCCGTTACCGTAATTATGATGTTTATCGTGGTTACAAAGTGGTGGTAAACCGCCCTAACCCATGGTTAAGGAATGCTTATTACCGCAACGCTTATGGCGGTTACAGAGGCAGAGGCGGCCAGGTGATTATTCGCGATAGCCGCGACGATCGCTACCGCGAGCACTGGCACGGCGATAACGGCCGTCATAACGGCTGGGGTCATGGTGACGGTAATGATCAGGGACGCGGCCATGGAAATGGCCGGGGCCACGGTGAAGACCATGGTGGTGGAGAACACGGCCATGGTGAAGGTCATGGCAATGGCCACGGTGGTGGTCACGGGCATCATGACTAAATTGGTAGTCGTGACAGCTAAAGCAAAAAGAGCCGGGAGATATCTTCCGGCTCTTTTTGCTTTAGTCAAATACGTTATTGCGAGGAATGACGTTGTGGTTTATTACTGTAGTTTCTTATAAATCGCCTTTGCCCAGAAATCGCCTAAAATAACTGCGCCCTCCTTATTGGGGTGTAGAAAGAAAATGCCTTCGGCGCCGTTCTCATGCTGAAAGTTGGCTTCGGCATGTTTCCTGAAAAATCCATAAGCACGGGTATCACCCATAAATACACGACCGGGGATAGAGTCGCGGTAACTGCGCACCACCCGTTTAATGGCCGGGAAATAGGTTTGCAGGCGTTCCAGGCCTTCGGCATCATAGGTAGAGCGGTTGTGGGTGTTTTTACTATACCATATAGGCTGCTGAAAAATGATCTTACAACCCGGGAATTCTTCTAAAAGCTTATCGGCTATTTTGCGCAGGTTGGCACTGTAATCAACCACGGCTACCGGTGCGCCATTGGGCCCTTTCACGGCGCTGTCATTAGTGCCTAAAATAATAGAGAAAACAAGTTGAGCCTGTTTGTCGGCAAAGCTATTGGTGGCTTCTTCTACCTGTTGAAAACATTTTGGTCCGCCGGGTAAAAAATCAACCGTTGTGCGGCCGCTGACGCCCATGTTTCTAAAATCAATCTTGC
This region of Mucilaginibacter yixingensis genomic DNA includes:
- a CDS encoding DUF1624 domain-containing protein; its protein translation is MEPVLPLPKPRIHSIDILRGIIMVLMALDHTRDFFSNAAFDPLDLDKTTAAYYLTRWVTHLCAPTFIFLSGASAYLSSQRKTSRQTSSFLLSRGLWLIFLELTVVNFGWMFDPGFHLVFAQVIWAIGFSMIFLAALVYLKPLHIGIIGLALIFGHNLFDGIKSASWGQYKFFWMFLHEQNLYVISKTHAIMLLYPVVPWCGVMAAGYAFGTLFQFDPAGRQRLFIQIGLCCILLFLLLRLFNIYGDPRPWAHQHNLEKDAFDMMNVQKYPPSLAYLLITLGISIAALGLLEFTNNGITKTFTTYGRVPMFYYVLHIYLLHLAALFTAMGKHTSLNSLTAVGLGPQHGFSLPVIYLIWLSVVILLYFPCYWFMKVKQRRRDWWLSYV
- a CDS encoding M61 family metallopeptidase → MKNRWLIAAILFFTMLTTTTQAADRLQIHYTLSFPEAQAHYTDVEMDIAGITGPAIDLKMAVWTPGSYLVREFARNIESVSAEVNGQPLRIAKINKNTWHVELNGATTVKVRYRIYCFEISVRTPFVDTRHGFISSAAVFIYPAGGLDQPATISIKPYAGWTTVSTSLDMVGDDQFTLASPNYDILFDSPIEVGTQDVTHFNVDGVKYELAMCLGGNYDKPRLVKDLTKMVQEETAIFGENPNHRYVFIVHNYNKSGGGLEHLSSTVLGATRNGYTDEATYERFLSLCAHEHFHLWNVKRLRPFVLGPFNYEQENYTTDLWIAEGFTNYYDNLVVHRMALYTQQNYLGQIGGDINNIENAPGNLVQPVADASFDAWIKYYRPNENSPNATVSYYAKGSVAAMMLDLEIIHDSQGQYSLDDVMSYTYNEFYKKQQRGYTDAEFKQALEKFAGKNLDEFYSRYIYGTAAIDYDRYLGYAGFKLVDELAESNTPALGISITAVNARPVISSVQRGSAAWVDGLNVNDEIVAIDGETFTELSAMLAYKTVGQQVKVTVIRDGQHIVLPVTLKRNATRRYRILSIETPTAQQMAVRNVWLKQSN
- a CDS encoding Crp/Fnr family transcriptional regulator; protein product: MSFQLILDNVSKHIQLTDEEKEHFTSLLKPFKLKRKQFLMHDGDVCKQSAFVTSGCLRSYNVDKNGLEHVIAFAPADWWMADMYSLISGRPGTLNIEAMEETEMLMLSKADQLQLYQDLPKFERFFRILAENSLVAHQQRLIDRLSLTGQERYDKFCQRYPTLIHHIPQKQVAAYIGVSPEFLSRMRAKR
- a CDS encoding ligase-associated DNA damage response DEXH box helicase — encoded protein: MTPGQQVIQEWYQRRGWHQFPFQQEMEEAYLGGNSGLLNAPTGSGKTFALFMPFLAGYINRHPNDYLTRSNNGLLMLWITPLRALTNDIRKAMQEACAELGLPWTVATRTGDTSAAEKASIKKKLPEVLLTTPESLHLMLAQKEYPKLFQNLEVVVIDEWHELLGTKRGVQVELGLSRLRHLSLALSEGEGTNGVNGGVSIWGISATIGNLEQAAEVLLGNNFPAQRIKLIRAHIDKKLVIKSVIPDDVESYSWSGHIGIKLLPRVMEIVAKSKTTLIFCNTRSQSEIWYHAILDNYPEYAGVMAMHHGSLDNELRNWVEQALHAEALKVVVCTSSLDLGVDFRPVDTIVQVGSPKGVARFMQRAGRSGHHPGATSLAYYVPTHSLELLEGAALKQAIRQGIFESRDPILLAMDVLIQYMVTLAVSDGFRADELYNEVKSTFAFADLRRDEFNQLLDFITNGGKTLAQYDEFLKVEVENGLYKVNSRRVAMRHRLSIGTITSELSLRVAWLSGGGLGTIEESFISKLKPGNVFWFAGRSLEFVKVKEMTAYVRKSNKTKGIIPSWAGGRMPLSSQLSAVFRDKLDEVSHGVEEDEEVIALRPLFKLQEQLSHLPQSNEFLIESFHSEDGHHLLFYPFEGRLVHEGMASLLAYRISKLKSASYSIAMNDYGFELLTDEEIPIREALETDDLFSIHNLIDDIQHSLNANEMARRKFRDIAHIGGLVFTGYPGQTIRNKHLQASTSLLFEVFSEYEPDNLLVRQAYNEALAFQLEEFRLRAALQRISQQSIILKEIERPTPFAFPIMVDSLGREKLTTETMEERVAKMARQYGAEGVKTKERPEGEKKKFSARTSRKKGL
- a CDS encoding GDSL-type esterase/lipase family protein, with the translated sequence MNLKLSATLGLALAFALGTGTAQAQKRTDVPKNFNIVFIGNSITHGAGLKDPATEAPPVETVAWLKKQKGMGKIDFRNMGVSGRTTVDFLPGGPKCFQQVEEATNSFADKQAQLVFSIILGTNDSAVKGPNGAPVAVVDYSANLRKIADKLLEEFPGCKIIFQQPIWYSKNTHNRSTYDAEGLERLQTYFPAIKRVVRSYRDSIPGRVFMGDTRAYGFFRKHAEANFQHENGAEGIFFLHPNKEGAVILGDFWAKAIYKKLQ